The following are encoded in a window of Carya illinoinensis cultivar Pawnee chromosome 15, C.illinoinensisPawnee_v1, whole genome shotgun sequence genomic DNA:
- the LOC122297081 gene encoding uncharacterized protein LOC122297081: MLLSTIFSLPACLQPTLCDQSLNSSATSSSAPPRDELIRPTTSSTRPPPPHDHFSEEKKVEEKKDLGRKDIANPRTAGSFPPPPPRHFMHYLLSLIIGVSLVFTTIFPPSLHIYVLTTGIHVRSGFSWVSSAGSHVFLSDPPPLLAIVRSVQGSSDPLK; this comes from the exons ATGCTTCTTTCTACCATTTTTTCCCTCCCAGCTTGTCTTCAACCTACTCTCTGCGACCAGTCCCTCAACTCCTCCGCGACCAGTTCCTCAGCTCCTCCACGCGATGAGCTCATCCGCCCCACCACCTCCTCTACGCGACCACCTCCTCCGCACGACCATTTCTCGGAAGAGAAGAAGGTCGAAGAGAAGAAAGACCTTGGACGCAAAGACATCGCAAACCCACGAACAGCAGGCTCCtttccacccccccccccccggcatTTTATGCACTATCTATTGTCACTGATTATTGGTGTCTCTCTCGTCTTCACCACCATTTTTCCCCCAAGTCTCCACATTTACGTACTCACCACCGGCATTCATGTCAGATCTGGGTTTTCTTGGGTCTCCTCCGCCGGCAGTCATGTCTTTCTCTCAGATCCACCGCCACTCCTCGCCATCGTCAGATCTG TTCAAGGGAGCTCAGATCCTTTAAAGTAG